The following are from one region of the Quercus robur chromosome 1, dhQueRobu3.1, whole genome shotgun sequence genome:
- the LOC126729546 gene encoding scarecrow-like protein 14, producing the protein MDALLQGLFRSINEIKLHHASASVMSNQDLVEGFKDNHEFANPPFNLPTNLHPPSVSSSSNSGSSLDGDSSENSSFSNSIVLNYISEILLEEDLEGKPCMLQDCLALQAAEKSFYDALGQNYPSSPMQPHPCFNQNAESPDDSFEQSSSIVSTGSYTAVKHSFEFNFNHDQSNLKSTDNIPSPFDTSENSLLVPHLFSDIKSVKQIKQGLPSGSNPFFDWESNQPVPPEPKETIGEEVPKVPKNGSTLNGSRGQKNHQDRDNDYTEEGRRNKHPAVYVEEPEPTELFDKVLLCQPTVDFVSFTPHEAAASQNEGSGKTKKNGRSKGSTGKTTRSRKQVNKGEIVDLSTLLTQCAQSVASNDQMTTTELLKQIRQHSSPYGDGTERMAYYFANALEARLANQRPFYMLIASNEYSAAEILKGYQVYISASPFKAMSNFYANRTILKVAEKAKRLHIIDFGILYGFQWPCLIQRLSVRPGGPPKLHITGIEFPQPGFRPAERVEETGRRLENYCKRFNVPFEYNVIAKKWETIRLEDLKIDRDELIVVNCMFRLKNIPDEMVALNSPRDIVLKLIKRINPEIFIHGVVNGSYNTPYFLSRFKEALFHFSALFDMFDATVPREDQHRMSFEKAVLARDAMSVIACEGLERAERPETYKRWQARNLRAGFRQLPLNIELLNEVKRRVKLDYNKNFVIDKDGQWMLQGWKGRIIHALSCWKPTQE; encoded by the coding sequence ATGGATGCACTTCTTCAAGGTCTTTTTCGTTCAATAAATGAAATTAAGCTTCACCACGCATCAGCTTCAGTAATGTCTAATCAGGATCTTGTAGAAGGGTTTAAAGACAATCATGAATTTGCTAATCCACCTTTCAATCTTCCAACCAATCTACACCCTCCAAGTGTATCAAGTTCATCTAATTCAGGCTCAAGCTTGGATGGAGATTCATCTGAGAACAGTAGCTTTTCCAATTCTATTGTTCTCAACTACATAAGTGAGATACTTCTAGAAGAAGACCTGGAGGGTAAGCCTTGCATGTTGCAAGATTGTTTAGCCCTTCAGGCTGCTGAAAAATCCTTCTATGATGCCCTTGGTCAAAACTATCCCTCCTCACCCATGCAACCCCATCCTTGTTTCAATCAAAATGCTGAGAGCCCAGATGATAGTTTTGAACAAAGTAGCAGTATTGTAAGCACTGGTAGCTATACTGCTGTCAAACACTCGTTTGAGTTCAATTTTAACCATGATCAAAGTAACTTAAAATCCACTGATAATATACCTTCTCCATTTGACACCAGTGAAAACTCCCTTCTAGTACCACATTTGTTTAGTGACATAAAGTCGGTTAAGCAGATCAAGCAAGGGCTTCCAAGTGGTAGCAATCCGTTTTTTGATTGGGAGAGCAACCAACCAGTGCCTCCAGAGCCAAAGGAGACAATTGGGGAGGAAGTACCTAAGGTACCAAAGAATGGGAGCACACTCAATGGGTCAAGGGGacaaaaaaatcatcaagacaGAGATAATGATTATACAGAAGAAGGGAGGAGAAACAAGCATCCAGCAGTTTATGTTGAAGAGCCTGAGCCAACAGAGTTGTTTGATAAGGTATTGCTTTGTCAGCCTACTGTTGATTTTGTATCATTTACTCCTCATGAAGCAGCAGCATCACAAAATGAAGGAAGTGGGAAGACAAAGAAAAATGGGCGATCAAAAGGATCTACTGGTAAAACAACACGTTCGAGGAAACAAGTTAACAAGGGGGAGATAGTAGATTTATCTACTCTGCTAACTCAATGTGCTCAATCTGTAGCAAGCAATGACCAAATGACTACAACTGAGCTACTTAAGCAGATTCGGCAGCACTCTTCTCCCTACGGTGATGGAACCGAAAGGATGGCTTATTACTTTGCTAATGCCCTCGAGGCACGCTTGGCTAACCAGCGTCCATTTTATATGCTCATTGCAAGTAATGAGTATTCAGCTGCTGAAATCTTGAAAGGTTACCAGGTATATATTTCAGCATCCCCATTTAAGGCAATGTCAAATTTCTATGCTAACAGAACAATACTGAAAGTAGCAGAGAAAGCAAAAAGGCTTCACATTATTGATTTTGGCATTCTCTATGGTTTCCAATGGCCCTGCCTTATCCAACGCCTCTCTGTTAGACCTGGTGGACCTCCTAAGCTTCATATAACAGGAATTGAATTTCCTCAACCAGGCTTTAGGCCCGCAGAAAGGGTTGAAGAGACAGGCCGTCGCTTAGAAAATTACTGCAAGAGATTTAATGTCCCATTTGAGTACAATGTCATTGCAAAGAAATGGGAAACTATTCGATTGGAGGATCTGAAAATTGACAGGGatgaattaattgttgtaaacTGTATGTTCCGGTTAAAGAACATACCTGATGAAATGGTGGCATTGAACAGTCCTAGAGATATTGTATTGAAATTAATCAAGAGAATCAATCCAGAGATTTTCATTCATGGTGTTGTTAATGGGTCATATAATACTCCCTACTTTCTTTCAAGATTCAAGGAGGCACTCTTCCACTTTTCTGCATTGTTTGATATGTTTGACGCCACTGTACCTCGCGAGGACCAACATAGGATGTCTTTTGAGAAAGCGGTACTTGCAAGGGATGCTATGAGTGTCATAGCATGTGAGGGCTTAGAGAGGGCTGAAAGGCCAGAGACATACAAGCGGTGGCAAGCTCGGAATCTGAGGGCCGGTTTCAGGCAGCTTCCACTAAATATAGAGCTCTTGAATGAAGTGAAGAGAAGGGTAAAGTTAgattacaataaaaattttgtgattGACAAGGATGGTCAGTGGATGCTTCAGGGATGGAAGGGGAGAATTATCCATGCTCTCTCCTGTTGGAAACCTACTCAGGAGTAA
- the LOC126729562 gene encoding scarecrow-like protein 30 has translation MDTLLEELQGPEFMNVNSFNHGSVTLRSKQDLANGFKVNHEFFQEPFLPTNPLQDPGDDSSPSSTGTSLEGDPADTEISNATLRYINEMLMEENLEAKPCMLQDCLALQSAEKSFYEVLGQKYPSSTDQLYPCFDQNIGSPDGYFEGSSSVDSSNSYTITSVDNLVESNWIYDQGEFKSFSVQSSAIDSSGYASLLLDSFSERQPVESHPHGNHEIIDLESSPSVSPKQTTDAAENADMNRRHTSPNGSSRRKNHQREDSDDLEEGRSNKQSVNYAGDSESLEMYDEVLLCPGGINDSKSCALRDSSGNGASKKLQQNGDSGGSNGKTTRSKKQGNKGGEIVDFWSLLTQCAQAVSSSDQRTANELLKQIRQHSSQFGDGNQRLAHYFADALEARLAGTRVSMHPVVSNGTSTADILKAYKVYISACPFKRMSNFFANRTTMKLAQKAPRLHIIDFGILYGFQWPCLIQRLSERHGGAPKLRITGIELPQSGFRPTERVEETGRRLENYCKRFNVPFEYNVIAQKWETIKLEDLKIDRDELTVVNCLFRLKNIPDETVAMNNPRDTVLKLIKKINPDLFMHGVVNGTYNAPFFVTRFREALYHFSSLFDMFDANLPLEDPGRLRYEKEIVGREAMNVVACEGLERIERPETYKQWQGRNLRAGFRQVPLDQELVQKVKKTVKSEYHKDFVVDVDGQWLLQGWKGRIIYAFSCWKPA, from the coding sequence ATGGATACCCTTCTTGAAGAACTCCAAGGTCCTGAATTCATGAATGTGAATTCATTCAACCATGGCTCAGTTACACTACGCTCAAAACAAGATCTTGCAAACGGATTTAAAGTCAACCATGAATTTTTCCAAGAGCCTTTCCTTCCAACTAATCCACTTCAGGATCCTGGTGATGATTCAAGTCCATCTTCAACTGGCACCAGCCTGGAGGGAGATCCAGCAGATACTGAAATTTCCAATGCCACTCTCAGGTACATAAACGAGATGCTTATGGAAGAAAACTTGGAGGCTAAACCCTGCATGTTGCAGGATTGTCTGGCCCTCCAGTCTGCTGAAAAGTCATTCTATGAAGTCCTTGGTCAGAAATATCCTTCCTCCACTGATCAATTATATCCTTGTTTTGATCAAAACATTGGGAGCCCAGATGGTTATTTCGAAGGGAGCAGCAGTGTTGATAGCAGTAACAGCTATACTATTACTAGTGTTGACAATCTGGTTGAATCCAATTGGATTTATGATCAGGGTGAATTCAAATCCTTTTCTGTGCAATCTTCTGCTATTGACTCTTCAGGATACGCCTCTCTGCTACTGGATTCATTCAGTGAAAGACAGCCAGTTGAGTCCCATCCACATGGAAATCATGAAATCATTGATTTGGAGAGCAGCCCATCAGTGTCTCCCAAGCAAACCACAGATGCTGCGGAAAACGCAGACATGAATAGGAGGCACACCTCACCAAATGGGTCAAGTAGAAGGAAAAATCATCAGCGTGAGGATTCTGACGATCTAGAAGAAGGAAGGAGCAACAAACAATCAGTGAATTATGCAGGAGATTCTGAGTCACTAGAGATGTATGATGAAGTATTGCTTTGTCCCGGTGGAATCAACGATTCGAAATCATGTGCTCTTCGTGACTCTTCAGGAAACGGAGCAAGCAAAAAGTTGCAGCAGAACGGGGATTCAGGAGGATCTAATGGAAAAACAACACGTTCGAAAAAGCAAGGTAACAAAGGTGGAGAAATAGTAGACTTTTGGAGTCTGCTAACTCAATGTGCACAAGCTGTGTCAAGCAGTGACCAAAGAACCGCAAATGAATTACTCAAGCAAATAAGGCAGCACTCTTCTCAGTTCGGAGATGGAAACCAGAGATTAGCCCATTACTTTGCTGATGCCCTTGAAGCACGCTTGGCTGGCACCAGGGTGTCAATGCATCCCGTTGTGAGTAATGGGACATCTACTGCTGATATCTTGAAAGCTTATAAGGTATACATATCCGCATGCCCTTTCAAAAGGATGTCAAATTTCTTTGCTAATAGAACAACTATGAAACTAGCACAGAAAGCACCAAGGCTTCATATTATTGATTTTGGCATTCTCTATGGTTTTCAATGGCCTTGCCTCATCCAACGTCTCTCTGAAAGGCATGGCGGAGCTCCTAAGCTTCGGATAACGGGAATTGAGCTTCCCCAATCAGGCTTTCGGCCTACAGAAAGGGTCGAGGAGACAGGGCGTCGCTTGGAAAATTACTGCAAGAGATTCAATGTCCCATTTGAGTACAATGTGATAGCACAGAAATGGGAAACTATTAAATTGGAGGATCTCAAAATTGATAGGGATGAACTAACAGTTGTTAACTGTTTATTCCGGTTAAAGAACATTCCTGATGAAACAGTGGCAATGAATAATCCGAGGGACACTGTCCTAAAGCTGATCAAGAAAATCAATCCAGATTTATTCATGCATGGGGTCGTTAATGGAACATACAATGCACCCTTCTTTGTCACGCGATTCAGGGAGGCACTCTACCACTTCTCTTCTTTGTTTGACATGTTTGATGCCAACTTGCCTCTTGAAGATCCTGGGAGGTTGCGGTATGAGAAAGAGATAGTTGGAAGGGAAGCCATGAATGTCGTAGCGTGTGAAGGTTTGGAAAGGATTGAAAGGCCAGAGACCTACAAGCAGTGGCAGGGCCGGAACTTGAGGGCTGGGTTCAGGCAGGTCCCATTAGACCAGGAACTCGTGCAGAAAGTGAAGAAAACAGTGAAGTCAGAATATCATAAGGATTTTGTTGTGGACGTGGATGGTCAGTGGTTGCTACAAGGATGGAAGGGGCGTATTATCTATGCTTTTTCTTGTTGGAAACCAGCATAG